Below is a genomic region from Streptomyces sp. NBC_00461.
GGGCCACTGGATGAGGCGGGCGCCGTTGGCGGTGGAGGCGTTCTGGATGTCCAGGCACTTGCCGCTGTGCCGGGCGACCAGGTGGTAGTAGCCGCCTCCCTGGTCATCGAACCGCCACTGCTGGTTGGTGCCCGCCGTGCAGTGGTACTGGTTCACGAAGGCACCGTCGGCTGTGGAACCCCCGTGGACGTCCAGGCACTTGCCGCTGTGCTGGGCGAGGACGCGGACATAGCCGCCGCCGGCATCCTGGAGCCGCCACTCCTGGTTGAGGCCACCGCCGACACAGGTGTACTGGAGGGCGATCGCGCTGTCGGCGGCGGAGTTGTCGGTGATGTCGAGGCACTTGCCGCTGTGCCGGGCGATCAGGTTGTAGTACGGGCCTCCGCCCACGCCGGTGATCGTGCCGGCGGCCGTGTCGATGGTGACCTGCGGGTACCACGGCAGGTTCATGGTGGTCCTGGTCGGGAAGGTCAGCGGCAGCCAGACGTACTGGGAGTCGTTGACGGTGCCGCCCATGGAGTTGCCCCAGCGGTCGCCCATATAGAGGTAGGAGGTCCCCGATGTGCCCTGCACCGGCAGCACGTACGCCGTCTGGGAGCCGTAGGCGGTGGCGTCGCCGATCTCGGTCATGGGGGTCCAGGGGCCGGCCAGGCTGGTGGCGGTGGCGTACCTCTGCTGGTTGGGGTTCCAGCCACTGGTGCCCGACGTGAGCATGAAGTAGACGCCGTCACGCTTGAACAGAGCGGGTGACTCACGGAAGTTGTTCGGCCAGGGGTTGGCGACGAGGCTGTCGTATCCGGTGTAGTCGGCGGTGAGCTTGTAGATGTGCAGGTCGGCGTTGCCTGCCGCGGAGGTGATCTGGTAAGCCGTTCCGTCGTCGTCCTTGAACAGGGTCATGTCCCGGGACGTCGTACCGGACGGCGGCCGGAAGCTGCCCCGCCAGGAGTAGTCGCCGTCGACGGTGTCGGAGACGGCTACCGCGGCACGCGACTCGTTGTAGTCCTTGCCGTTCTCCTTGTGCATCCACATCACGAACTTGCCGGTCGTGCTGTTGTAAATCACCTTTGGCCGCTCGATGTTGGCGACCGCCAGCTCGGAGGCGCTGGCCTGGGTCAGCACGTTGCGCCGGAACTCCCAGGTCTTCAGGTCGGTCGAGCGGTACGCCGAGACGGCCTTGAAGGTGTTGTCGGCGTTCCGGTTCTCGCCGAACCAGTAGTAGAACGAGCCGACCTTGATCACGCCACCGCCATGGGCATGCACCACGGCACCACTGGTGTCGGTGAACTGCGTCCCGTTGGTCACGGTGACCGCGGCGGCCTGGGCCGGGGATCCGGTGGCGATCAGGGTGAACACGCCCAGGAGCAGGACGAGAAGAGGTGTGAAGGCACGTCTGAGCATCGGTACCGCGCTCCCAAGTGCAGACAGTTTGCTGATTGTTGAAATGTGTTCGATCCGTCGCAGGACCTTAGGCACCCGGCATGAGCGCGTCAACGGTTACCGCAAAGTAAATACATCCCATGTCTAGGGTTGAAGATCACGGATAATCTTCAAGTCCTCTGCAATTTTGTGGATTTTCGCCCCGGGACTGGACAACAGCCCTACTGGTGCCTGCTAATCCATCCCATGTCCCTGGCGTGTCGCCCATGCGATCCACCGTCAGGTCCCCTCCCATGCCTGTTCCCGCGCCTGAGCCGCACGTGCTGTTCTGTGAAGAGTCAGGAGAGTTCCTTGTCCGAACCGATCGGTCGCCGCAGAGTGCTGGCCGGCCTGGCCGCCATGACGGTTGCCGCAGCCGTCTCCCCCACCCTGGCGACCCCCGCACACGCCGCCGCCTCCTCCCCCCAGCCGCTGCCGCTCCTTCCGCTGCGGATCCCCAAGTCGGACCTGGGCATCGAGCAGCAGTCCGACGAGAAGATCAAGTGGCTGCAGGACGCCAAACTCGGCATGTTCATCCACTGGGGCGTGTACTCCGGCCCGGCCAAGGGCGAGTGGTACATGGAGAACTCCGCCGTCACGCCGGAGAACTACCGGAAGTACTTCACCGACTCGACCGGCGACCAGTTCACGGCGAGCGCCTACAAACCCGCCGACTGGGCCCAGTTGGCCAAGGACATGGGCGCGAAGTACACGGTCCTGACGACGCGTCACCACGAGGGTTTCGCCCTGTGGCCGTCCACCCACCCGAACGCCTTCCACGCCGGTCTGGCCCCGATGCGACGGGACCTGGTCGGCGAGTACGTCACGGCCGTACGCGACGCCGGGCTCAAGGTCGGTCTCTACTACTCCCCCATGAGCTGGCGCTATCCCGGCTACTACGACGTCACCGGCACCAACTGCCTGACCAACACATGGGGTTACACCACCGATCCAGCGCACAAGGAGAACGCGCGGATCATGAAGAACGAGGTCTACCAGCAGATCAAGGAGCTGATGACCCAGTACGGCAAGATCGACGACATCTACTTCGACGGCGGCTGGCTGGGCCAGCACGGCTCCGACTCGGACTCCGCCTTCTTCTGGGAGCCCGGCAAGCTCCGCGACAGCGCCAACCAGTGGGCGGTGGACGCCGCCTACAGCGAGACCGACTCCGCCACCGGCAAGGCCCTCGGTGTGATGGGTGTGGTGCGTAAGCACCAGCCCGACATCGTGGTCAACCCCCGCTCCGGCTGGATGGGCGACTACCTCAGCGAGGAAGGCGGCTCGATCCCCACCGGCGCGATACGCAACGGGCGGCTGGCGGAGAAGAACTTCACCATCTGCGGAACCTGGGGCTACAAGGCCGGCGCACCCGTGATGGGCTTCGGCAACATCATGAACATCCTGGTCAACTCCTGGGTGCGCAACATGACCGTCCTCCTCAACGTCGGCCCCGACCGCACCGGCACGGTCCCCGCCGACCAGGCCGCCGTGGTGCGCAGGGTCGGCTCCTTCCTGTCCACCTGCGGCCAGGCCGTCTACGGCACGCGCGGCGGACCGTGGGAACCGCTGGACGGCAAGTACGGCTACACGTACAAGGACAACACCTTCTACATCCACCTGCTGCCCGGCTACAGCGGCACATCGTTCACCACCCCGTCCACCGGAGACGCCAAGGTCACCCGCGTCTTCGACGTCGCCACGGGCGGCGACCTGCCGTTCACCACCGGCGCGGACGGCAGCGTGACGGTCACCGGCATCAACCGCACCCGCATCCCCGAGGACAGCATCGTCGGCGTCACGCTGGACCGCTCCGTGCAGCCGGCCGACATCGCCGCCGGCAGGACGGCCACGGCCAGCAGCGAGGAAACCTCCAAGGGCAACACCGCCGCCAAGGCCGTCGACGGCTCCACCACCACGCGCTGGTCCGCGAACAACGGCAACACGGGCAACTGGCTGAAGGTCGACCTGGGCTCGGAGAAGTCGCTGACCGGCACCCGTATCGCCTGGGAGTCTCCGGACACCAACTACCGCTACCGGATCGAGGGTTCCACCGACAACAGCACCTGGACCACGCTCGCCGACCTGACCGCCACCACCGGCACCCGCCAGGTGCAGGTGTCCGTGTTCCGCGCGCAGGCACGCTATGTGCGGGTGACCGTCACCGGGCTTCCCAGCGGCGTCTGGGCCTCGATCCGCAACCTGGAGGTCTACGACCGGCCGTTCAGCGGGGACATCGGCACCTTCCGGCTGGTGAACCGCAAGAGCGGCAAGGTACTGGACGTCAGCGGTGCCTCGACCGTCGACGGGGGCGCCGTCATCCAGTGGCCGTCGAGCGGCGGTACCAACCAGCAGTGGAAGCTGCTGCCCAACGCCGACGGCTCACTCCAGTTGTCCAACGTCCGTAGCGGCAAGGTCCTTCAAAGCCCGGGGGGCTCCGCCCAGGGCGACGGACTGAACCAGTGGACCGCCGACGGCGGCGACAACCAGTCGTGGAAGCTGGTCCCTTCCTCGACCAACGGCTACCACCAGCTCGTCAACGTCCGCACCGGCTGGTGCGCCGACGTCAAGGACGCCTCCACCGCGGACGGCGCCGCCGTCATCCAGTGGCCCGCCACCGGCGGCTCCAACCAGGACTGGCAGATCCTCGCGCTGTAGCTGTAGCTGTTGCGGCGCAGGTGAGGGGGGTGAGGTGCAGGGACGCCCCGATCCCTCACCCCTTTCCCGGCGAGCATCGCAGGGGTGCCGGCCTCAGCGACTCGCACCGGCCCGGCTGCCGCGGTCGCCGGGACATTCGTCCCGGCAGAGGCTGCTCGGCCGCCGCCTCCACGGCAAAGGCACGTCCGGGGCGGCGTTCAGATCGACAGTTTCCTGTTGTCGGCCCGCGAAAGGGAACGCCGAGTGAGCTGCGGGACCTTGCCCACGGCCTGACTGAACGGCTTCTGGCTTTCCGAGAGCTCCAGCCAATCGCTGAGCCTCTGCCAGGTCGCGGCGTATCGCACGGCGATCTTCCGGACCGCCTTCGCGTTGAGCCAGGTCAGGCCGTCCGCCGCGGCGTCCCGGAGGACCCTTTGGCCTGCCTGGCTGTTTGAATACGGGGTGTCGCTCCAGAAAGGTGCCTCCAGGTCGAGTTCCTGGCGAGTGATCCCCGGCTCCATGTAGCGCCTGAGGTCCTTGAGTCGTTGGTCTATTCGTCGGTGGCTCAGGTCATGACGGTTCGCCGTCGGGTCCTTGTGCAGCCCCATCTTGGGCGGAAAGCCCGGAGTGGAGGACGAAGCCGCGTGGCAGTTGGTCTCGATCTGGTGGATGAGATCCACGCGATCCTGCCAGTTGTATTTGCGGTCGACGTCCACGATCTCATGAACCGACTCCCAGGCCTCGCTCTCCGCCCGAAGCCACGAAGCCGCCGTGTGGATATCGACCCCGGCTCTCTCGCTCCGTGCCTGCCAGACCTGTTCCATGACCTTGGCGACCGCTTCGAGGAGTCGGTAGTCGTACTCTCTGAGCTGCTCGTCCGCAAAGTTGTCCGCAGGGGGCGGCAGGGAGAACTCCGGGCTGGGGTAAGCGGTACGGATGAAGTCGCGGAATATCTCCTCGTTCTTCCAGAGCGCCCTGAGGTCGATGTCCTCCTGTGTCATCCAGGCCCGCTCCACCATTGCGAAGGATCTCCTGGGGATGAGCACCGCCTCCTCCAGGTGGTCGATGGCGTGTCTGGCGAAGTCGCTCCTCGGGTTCGCCCTCTCTCCTTCCGGAGGCGATTCGGCGTGCATGCCTATGGCGCACACACATGCGGCGTTGTAGTGGGCCAGCCAGTCCCGGTGAAAAGTCGGCCATCTTCGCGCCCAGGTGAGTCTGCGTTCCAGAAACCGGATGTCCAGAGCGCTCCAGGAAATACGGCTTCTCCATCGCCAGGCGTACCGTTGCCGCCACTTGTACGGCGGCTCCTGCGTGTTGTATTCCCAGCTGGCCCACGCCAGCCGCAATGGCGCCCACACTCCTCGGTTCGTGAGGAACGCGCCACGAGTGACGGCTTGTTGAGCGCCGCGGAAGGTCTGGACGTATGCGGCGGGCCAGAGGAAGCGCGTCCAACTCCACAGCGCGGTCGGCCAGTAGAGCAGAAGGCGAGCCCACATGTCATCTGAGGCAAGGCGATTCGTCTCCTGGAGGGAGGCCCTCTGGAACACCAGCCGGATGCTCCGCTCCTCCTCCCCGTGGCAGTGGTCGCGGGCACCGCTCCTCTTCTTCTTCTGGAGAATCCTCCGCAACGCGCGCTTGGTCTCTTCAGGCGCCTTTCCGTCTACCCGCGTGCCGTCCAGTCCGACGGCAGTCGGCCAGTAGCGCTCCACGAGAATCGGGATGAGTTCCTCATGGATCCGACTGCTCTGCGCGCCCTCTCGTCTGTACCACTGTTCCGCCGTCACCTCCGCCGTGCCGAGGATGATCGAGTTCCTGTAGCGGAGACCGAGGACCTCGCGGTACCGGCGAGGGTGCCGGAGGTACCGGAGCCGGCGCCAGTGAGGGCTCCAGCGGCTCTGCCACAGACGCTTCTGGTAGGCGCGCGCGGTCTGCCCGTCGAGGGTGAGAGCCCGCTGGGTGGTGTTGAGCGCGTCGACGTACAACCCCATCTTCTCCTGCATCTCGGCCAGTTCGGCTCGCAGATAGGGATTCGTCGGATCCAGCTGTACGGCCTTGAAATACTGTTCCAACGCCTCGTGATGCCGTCCAGCGCGACCGAGTTCGGTCGCCTCCTGGTAGGCCTGGTACAGCTCCGGCCTGAGCTCTCCGCCCCACCAGTGGCTCCAGGGAGGGAGTCTCCCGGCGCGGGTGACGGGCAGCAGCGTGCTCACGATCCAGATGCTCGCCTTGCCGATCACCTCGTCCCAGTCCCGCCCCCATACGGTCAAGGCGCGCGAACCACCGAACAGGAACGCGGTGACGGTGATCGTCATGCCGTACTGGTCGGGCACGGCATCTCGGGACTGGAGGATCCCGCTCACCCGGTAGGCCAGTTTCGGACGAAGGCGGCTCAGCACCTTGGGCAGGACGCTGCCCAGCTTGTGCGGGTCGAGTTCGACATCGCCGAGCAGCTCCAGGAAGCCCTCCACCGGAGCCTGCGCGGGCAGGGTCGTCGGCGGGTACATGCTGCTCTCGGACAGGCAGCGGCGCAGTTTCGCGGTGAGGTCGGTGTCGGACGGTTTCACGGTTCCCGGCCGGGTGGCGTCCTCGAGCTGCTGCACGTCGACCGGACCCGGTCTGAAGGCCAGCCAGGCACGGGTCGCCCGCCACCACACGTACAGGAGCAGGAGCAGGGCCACGATGAAGGCCGCACGGGCACCGAGGGAGGCGCCCCGATCGCCGACCCGGAAGGCCGTTCCGAGGCCGCCGAAGACCCTCCCCAAGAAGCCCACGAACCCTACGTATCCTTCGTCCCGCCAGGCGGGCCGCCTGCCTCCCGCCCACCACAGTGCAGCGACCAACGCGCCGAAACTGATCGCGGTCCACACCCACCAGGCGATGAATCGGGGACCGGGAAGCGGCGCCGTCAGGCTGCGTTCGGCTTCACCTTGGTGGTTGAACATGGCCGTCTCCGGCGGGGGGAGGGACGCCGACGAGGGGTGGGTCGCACCTCTGCGCGCCCTGCTGCTCGTCTCAGCACCACGTTACGCTGGAAGGGTGTAGTAGACAGAACAACCACCTGTCCCAGAACAACCATCTGTCGCCTGATCCGCCACCCGACCAACGTCGCCCGTCGATGTACCCCGCGGCTGCATACTCCTGGTGGGGTTCCGTACCTTCGACACGCACAGGACGCCGGCTCGCCCTGGCCGCGATTCCGCTCCCGTTCCCTGCTCCGCAGGTGTCCGATTCCTCCCCGGCCGAGAGGGCCGGGGCATCCTCGGAGGCTTCAGGTGATGGCCGGGTGTGCGCAGAACGTCCCGATGTCAGGTTGACCGAGCGGGTGCTTGCGCCTCGCCTGGGATCGCGGGATCCAGATGTTTCTCCAGAAAGGCGATCTCCGCCGCGACGGCCTCTTCGTGCGACTCGAGGAACGGGGCGTAGTGACGGCCCGTCAGGTGGACCACTTCGGACCGGGGTGCGTTGCGGGCGGCCCGGACGGCGGGGCCGGGGAGAGCGCTCTGGTCCTGGTCGCAGACGACGACCAACAGGGGGCACCGGATCCGGGAGGCATGGCGGCCGGGCCGGTACCCGCCGATCCGCAGGGCGATCCGTGCGGCGACCGTCTGCTCCCAGTTCGTGTGGCGTCGGTCGGGATCGAGGGCCTGGTCGCCGTCCATGGCGTCGAGCGTGGTGAGCGAGGCCACCGCGCCGCGCGGTCCAGCGGTCGGGACCAGGAGCGGCTGACGCCCGGCGAGGCCCCCGAGCGCGTCCGCAACACCTCGACCGAACAGACGTAGCGCCGCGAGGGGCGTCATGGAGCGCAGTGCGTGGGGAGCGACCGCGCGGCCGTCGACCAGTGGGGTCTGCGCGATCGCGCAGGCCAGTTCCGGGTGGTCGGCCGCGACGCGGAAGAGGTGGCCGCCCGCGAGCGAGAAGCCCCAGACCGAGATCCTGTCCGGGTCGACGTCCGGCAGACCGGATGCGTACTCGATCGCGGCGTGCCAGTCGGCGACCTGCTCGTCGAAACTGACGATCTGGCGCGGCGCTCCCCCGCTCTCCCCGAACCGTCGGTGGTCGAAGGCCAGGACCGCGAAACCGGCGTCGTTGAACCGCGCGGCGAACTGGTCCGAGGCCGGCTCCTTCGTCACCGAGGTACCGCCGGCCATGATCACGCAGCCGCCGTTGGACCCTGGATAGTGCCAGGCGGCACAAGAGGTGTCACCGCTGGCGAAGCGTACTTTCTCTCGTTGCTTGAACGCGGGCACATGGACCTCCGTGGTGAACCGTCGTTGTTGTCGGGTGCTGTGACCGTGGGCCTGCGGCCTCATGGCGTCGCGGCGCCTGGAGCGCCTGGAGATGCAGGGGCAGCCGGTCAGGCCGGGAACCAGATGTACGGGTCGAGGGTCATCGGTTGCTCCTTCGTGGCTCGGGTCCGCCGACGTTGCCTCGCGTCCCGGCCGGGACGAGACGGGCCGGGAGGGGCGGGGGCGGGACGGAGTGGATGCCATCCATGCTTGGGGACCTGTCCCCGACATGAGCCCCGTACGGCGGCGGAATGAGCGAAACTTGCTCTCATGGCGCGTGCATCGGCGGATTCCGTACTGACTCTCATGGATCAGCGGCTGGTGGCCGCGCTGCAGTGCGACGGCCGCCTCACCGCGGAGAGGGCGGCCCACGTGCTGGGGCTCAACCCCGCCACCGTGCGTCGCCGCTTGCACGCGCTCGGCGCCGACGGCACCGTACGCGTGGTGATCTCACCGGTCGCGCGACCGCGCAACGGGGGCTCGGCCGGGGCCCTGTTCCTCCGCATCCGGGTCCTGCGGGGAAAGCTCGACACGATCGTGGCCGCGCTCGCGGCGCGCGAGGACATCCCGTTCATCGACGTCACCACCTCGGGTGACGAGATCTTCGCGGTTGCCCGCACCGAGCCGGGTTCACGCGACCCTTTGGTCTTTCGGCAGTTGCCCTCCACCCAGGCGGTCACGTCCGTGCAAAGTTCCACGATCCTGCACGTCTTCCGGCTCACCTCCGAGTGGCGTCACCAGGTGCTGACCGCGTCCGAACGTGCGGCGCTGAACCCGGCCGAGCCGGTCATCGCGGCGACGGCTTCCGGTTCTGCGGGCCCGTACGGCGTCGACACCGATGTCCTGGAGCAGTCCCTCATCGACGCCCTCACCCCCGACGCACGCCTGACCGCGGCGGCCCTGTCCACCCACACCGGGCACCCGGAGAGCACGGTGCGCCGCCGCCTCGCCCAACTGACCACCCAGGGCCGCCTGATCACCCAGGTCCTGGTCGATCCGCGCCGCCTCGGGCTGCCCATCGAGGCCAAACTCCTGCTGCATGTGGCCCCCGACCACCTCGCCGCCGCCGGGCAGGCGCTGGCCGACCACCCCGCGGTGCACGGCGCGTTCGCGACATCGGGACCCTCGAACCTGCACGCGGCCGCGTACTTCCCGGACCTGACGGCCCTGTACGGCTTCCTCTCCAGCGACCTCGTCGGCCTGGGCATCACGCACGTCGAGACGGCCGTCGTCAGCCGCGCCGTCAAACGCACTCCCCCGCCGGTTCAACGGGTACCAGTCGGCCAGGGCGGGGTGAACCCCGCGTCGACAAGCTGGAAGTGACGAACTGACACCTACGGACCGTAGCCCCAACTCATGATCAACATGATCAAAGGGCCGTGCGACGCAGGAACGGCGAGACCGCCGCGCCTCGTACAAGCCTCGTACAAGGCGCGACGGTCTCGTAGTGCATCGATTCTGTTCTGGGCAAGGTCTGCTTGCAGGCAGTCCCTAGGCCCTGTCGTCGTGCATGGCGTCGCGAGGCAGACGGGAAATTGACGACAGGGCCTAGCCGCAGGTCAGCGTCGGTGTCCCCCAGTCACCGTGGTCGTTGCCGTTGCCGTCGCCGGCGTCGCCGACCTTGAGGTCGACCAGTTGGGCGCCGCTGACGTCGACGTCGATCGGAACCACAGGCTGTTTGCCGTGGATCGTCGGCGTGGTCACCAAGGTCTTGCCGTCGGCGATCACGGAGAACGTCACCGTGCCCGCACCGCCCGTCTCGTCGTCGACGCCGACGTCCGCCGTCAACCGAGAGCAGTTTCCGGCGAGGTAGAGCTCGACGTCGCTGACCGAGTTGGTGCCCAGGCCCTTGGTGTGAGCAGTGCCGTCGATGGTGATCGGGCGGCCGTCTCCGGCCGCCTGTTCGCCGACGCTGCTGTCGCGCTCGACCGGGCCCCATCCGTTGGTGGACGACAAGAACGGCAGGTCGCTCACGGCGTTCTTCCCGGCCGACGGAGCGGGCGGGATCCCGCCGACGATGCGCTCGTCACCGGCGGCGGCCTGCTGCCCGTTCTGCCGGTAGTGCACCGTGGTGGTGAGTGCCGAGGCGGACGGCAGCTTCCCTGCGGGCGGTTCGACTTTCCAGGCGAAGGTGGCTGATTGGCCGGGTTGCAGGCGCTTGACCGACGTTGGGCTCGGGGCGCTCACGTTCCAGCCGTCGGGTGCGGCCAGCGAGGCGGTCAGCTGGGAGGCGGCGAGCCTGTCCTTCGGTACCTGCACCGTCGCCTTGGCCGTGAAGGGCTGTCCTGACTGAGCGGTGTCCGGGACGTCCAGGGTGACATCCGCACCCGGACGTTTCGGCATCGCGTACGTCCGGGGATCGTAGCGGGGGCTGTCGTTCTGCGCGACGCGCAGGGACGAGGCATAGCTGCCGTAGTCGGTGAGTGAGACCTTGCCCAGCCCGCCGGTGCCGCCGTCCAGGTTCCACACGGCGATGGCGATGCTGTTGTGGCCGTTCGGGTTCAGGATCCCGTTGGGAACCGGGAAGGTGTGCTGCGGGCCCAGGTAGTTGACGTAGTTGCCGACCTGCCAGCCGTTCACGAAGATCGTGGCACGGTACTTGCGTGACGGGTCGTCGGTGAACGTCAGCCCGAGCGAGGTGTCCTGGCCGTGCGGCAGGTCCAGGTCGGCGTCGGTGCGGTACCAGGACACCCCGGGACGGCTGTCGGTCGTCGGCAGGGACACACGCTTCCACTTGTTGTCCGGGTAGCCCGGCAGGGACCAGCCGGCCCGCTCGCCGTACAGACCGCCCGTCGAGAGCGGGCCGCGCACCGTGTCCTGGAGGTCCTCGCCGCCCCGTACGCCCTGCAGCCGCCAGGTGACGGAGGTCAGCGGAGCCCCGACGAGGGATGCGCTGGTCAGGCCGCGCGCGGTCTTGTTGCCGTTGGTCGAGTTGTAGTCCTCCTCGTGCCCCATGTTCACGGTGAGTACGGAGATGACGTTGTCGCCCTTGGACTTCACAGAACCGGTCGGGAACGTGAAGTCGGCACTGCCTGTGGTGGAGCTGCCGAGGAAGGTGCCGCCCAGCCAGGCGGAGAACGCCTGCGCATTTCCGCCGGAGTCCGAGACCAGGTGGATGCCGGTCTCCTTGCCGGTGGCGCGGAAGCGTCCGCGGTACCAGGTGTTGCCGGTGTGGAAACCGTAGTCGTCGGCGTAGAGCACCGGGAGCGAGTTGACGCCGGAGACGCTGTTGGTGGTTGTCTTGTCGGTCACCTGCCAGCTGGAATCGTCGAAACCGGGGGCCGCTTCGGGGGATTCCTCGGCGTGCTTCCAGTTGGTCAGCGTCGGCAGGTGTATCGGGGCGGCCACCGGGATCTTCCCGGTGCGGCTTGCCGTGTCGGTGGCCTTGGCGTCCAACTGCCTGCCGTTCCAGGTGACATGGGCAGCCGAGCTGAACACTTCGATGTTCTTGTCGTCGGCGTTGTCGCCGGTGAGGGCCACGGTGCGGCCGTCGTTCAGGCTGGTCGCCGTCCGCAGCAGGTGGGTGCCGCGCACGAGCACCGGGCCGCTCGCCGTGTCCTGACGCCAGAAGGTCTTCGCCATGGCCTTGTCGCCGACGAGCAGGAGCAGCGGGCGCTGTCCGGCGCCGCTGACGCTGATGCGGGTCAGGCCCTTGTGGGTGTAGTTCAGCCGCAGGTCACCGGTGGCCGCGTCCCAGGAGGTCGTGGCCGTGCCGCCGGTGGTGGTCACGGTCGGTTTGGACGCGTAGCGAAGGACGGTTTCGCCGTCGGTGCCCGGGTCGCCGTACAGCACGGCGACATCCCGGTTGCCGATGGTCGCGCTGGTCATGATCTCCGAGGTCGAGTACTGCAACTGCGCTTCCCCGAGCCGGTAGTTGGCCACGATCACATGCGCGTCGCGTCCGTCGAGTGTGATCGCGGTGCCCGGTTGCTGCGGCACGACCGGGTAGGTGGGCTCCGAGGCGGCGGTTCCCGTCGGCACGTCGATGGCGTCGATGGACACGTAGTTGTCCGTGGATCCCGAGCTGTGGTTCCCACCGACGACGATCTTCAGCGTGTGCGCCCCGGCCGTCAGGCCCGTCTTCTGGAAGATCACGGCCTGGTTCTCGCTGCCGGAGTCGTCGACGGTCGCCACCTTGGTGCCGTCGAGGTAGACGTCGGCGTTGCCGTGGTTGCTGGTCTTCGGGCCGATCCAGCGGACCGCGGTGCCGTCGAAGGGCACGGTGAGCGAGTCGCCGGCCTTGTTGGAGAACGACTCGGTGTGCTTGTAGTCGCCGCCGGTGTAACTCTGGTCGGCCACGTGCGACCACGAACCGGTGTACTGCAGCGCGGAGTCGGGGTCGTCGTAGGTGTACGTGGTGTCCGTGGACGGCTGTGCGTTGAGGTCCAGCGAGATATGAGCCTTGTCGACCGCGGTGGACGTGGAGTTCCCGTGCCGCAGGGCGTGGAACTGCGTCTTGGTGTCGGGGTTCATCCGGGCGGTGTCGACGACCGCGGAGTCGTCCGGCGGTGTGGCCCTGATCGTCTCGGTCTTGGTCAGCGGGGCGACGGACTGGGTGAAGTACCCGATCAGCTTGTCCTCGTCGTACTTCGGGTCGAGCTGGCGGTTCTCCCGGATGGCGGCGCCGTAGTCGTACGACGTGTAGTTCTCCGGCATGCCAAGCCAGCCCCAGTTGGTGCCGCCGTAGGTCATGTAGAAGCTCTGCGCGGTGGCGCCGACGGCTATGTTCTGCTTGTAGAAGACGTTGGCGAACTGGTCGTTGATCAGCTGGGCGCACTTGTCGTAGCCCGGTCCGCCCCAGGGGTCGAAGGCGCCGCCCTGGAACTCCGGCGAGTACAGCGGCTTGCCGGCAGGGTGGTCGTAGCTGATGTCGGGGACGCCGTTCCACTTCGAGGGGTTCGAGCAGTCGAAGCCCTGCGGGTACGAGTCCGGGCCGTCGACGTCCAGGGCGCCGGTACCGGAGTTGAAGGTGCCGTTGTTGTTGCCGGTCAGCGGTACCGTGATGCCGTCGGCGCGGGCCTTGTCCTCCAGGTGCTTCATGTAGGAGCGGCCGGCCGCCG
It encodes:
- a CDS encoding RICIN domain-containing protein, producing MLRRAFTPLLVLLLGVFTLIATGSPAQAAAVTVTNGTQFTDTSGAVVHAHGGGVIKVGSFYYWFGENRNADNTFKAVSAYRSTDLKTWEFRRNVLTQASASELAVANIERPKVIYNSTTGKFVMWMHKENGKDYNESRAAVAVSDTVDGDYSWRGSFRPPSGTTSRDMTLFKDDDGTAYQITSAAGNADLHIYKLTADYTGYDSLVANPWPNNFRESPALFKRDGVYFMLTSGTSGWNPNQQRYATATSLAGPWTPMTEIGDATAYGSQTAYVLPVQGTSGTSYLYMGDRWGNSMGGTVNDSQYVWLPLTFPTRTTMNLPWYPQVTIDTAAGTITGVGGGPYYNLIARHSGKCLDITDNSAADSAIALQYTCVGGGLNQEWRLQDAGGGYVRVLAQHSGKCLDVHGGSTADGAFVNQYHCTAGTNQQWRFDDQGGGYYHLVARHSGKCLDIQNASTANGARLIQWPCGTGTNQQFQRPAA
- a CDS encoding alpha-L-fucosidase, with the protein product MSEPIGRRRVLAGLAAMTVAAAVSPTLATPAHAAASSPQPLPLLPLRIPKSDLGIEQQSDEKIKWLQDAKLGMFIHWGVYSGPAKGEWYMENSAVTPENYRKYFTDSTGDQFTASAYKPADWAQLAKDMGAKYTVLTTRHHEGFALWPSTHPNAFHAGLAPMRRDLVGEYVTAVRDAGLKVGLYYSPMSWRYPGYYDVTGTNCLTNTWGYTTDPAHKENARIMKNEVYQQIKELMTQYGKIDDIYFDGGWLGQHGSDSDSAFFWEPGKLRDSANQWAVDAAYSETDSATGKALGVMGVVRKHQPDIVVNPRSGWMGDYLSEEGGSIPTGAIRNGRLAEKNFTICGTWGYKAGAPVMGFGNIMNILVNSWVRNMTVLLNVGPDRTGTVPADQAAVVRRVGSFLSTCGQAVYGTRGGPWEPLDGKYGYTYKDNTFYIHLLPGYSGTSFTTPSTGDAKVTRVFDVATGGDLPFTTGADGSVTVTGINRTRIPEDSIVGVTLDRSVQPADIAAGRTATASSEETSKGNTAAKAVDGSTTTRWSANNGNTGNWLKVDLGSEKSLTGTRIAWESPDTNYRYRIEGSTDNSTWTTLADLTATTGTRQVQVSVFRAQARYVRVTVTGLPSGVWASIRNLEVYDRPFSGDIGTFRLVNRKSGKVLDVSGASTVDGGAVIQWPSSGGTNQQWKLLPNADGSLQLSNVRSGKVLQSPGGSAQGDGLNQWTADGGDNQSWKLVPSSTNGYHQLVNVRTGWCADVKDASTADGAAVIQWPATGGSNQDWQILAL
- a CDS encoding tetratricopeptide repeat protein; protein product: MGFLGRVFGGLGTAFRVGDRGASLGARAAFIVALLLLLYVWWRATRAWLAFRPGPVDVQQLEDATRPGTVKPSDTDLTAKLRRCLSESSMYPPTTLPAQAPVEGFLELLGDVELDPHKLGSVLPKVLSRLRPKLAYRVSGILQSRDAVPDQYGMTITVTAFLFGGSRALTVWGRDWDEVIGKASIWIVSTLLPVTRAGRLPPWSHWWGGELRPELYQAYQEATELGRAGRHHEALEQYFKAVQLDPTNPYLRAELAEMQEKMGLYVDALNTTQRALTLDGQTARAYQKRLWQSRWSPHWRRLRYLRHPRRYREVLGLRYRNSIILGTAEVTAEQWYRREGAQSSRIHEELIPILVERYWPTAVGLDGTRVDGKAPEETKRALRRILQKKKRSGARDHCHGEEERSIRLVFQRASLQETNRLASDDMWARLLLYWPTALWSWTRFLWPAAYVQTFRGAQQAVTRGAFLTNRGVWAPLRLAWASWEYNTQEPPYKWRQRYAWRWRSRISWSALDIRFLERRLTWARRWPTFHRDWLAHYNAACVCAIGMHAESPPEGERANPRSDFARHAIDHLEEAVLIPRRSFAMVERAWMTQEDIDLRALWKNEEIFRDFIRTAYPSPEFSLPPPADNFADEQLREYDYRLLEAVAKVMEQVWQARSERAGVDIHTAASWLRAESEAWESVHEIVDVDRKYNWQDRVDLIHQIETNCHAASSSTPGFPPKMGLHKDPTANRHDLSHRRIDQRLKDLRRYMEPGITRQELDLEAPFWSDTPYSNSQAGQRVLRDAAADGLTWLNAKAVRKIAVRYAATWQRLSDWLELSESQKPFSQAVGKVPQLTRRSLSRADNRKLSI
- a CDS encoding alpha/beta hydrolase; the encoded protein is MAGGTSVTKEPASDQFAARFNDAGFAVLAFDHRRFGESGGAPRQIVSFDEQVADWHAAIEYASGLPDVDPDRISVWGFSLAGGHLFRVAADHPELACAIAQTPLVDGRAVAPHALRSMTPLAALRLFGRGVADALGGLAGRQPLLVPTAGPRGAVASLTTLDAMDGDQALDPDRRHTNWEQTVAARIALRIGGYRPGRHASRIRCPLLVVVCDQDQSALPGPAVRAARNAPRSEVVHLTGRHYAPFLESHEEAVAAEIAFLEKHLDPAIPGEAQAPARST